One genomic window of Tachypleus tridentatus isolate NWPU-2018 chromosome 12, ASM421037v1, whole genome shotgun sequence includes the following:
- the LOC143234619 gene encoding ninjurin-2-like isoform X3, which translates to MHKISATYKFPKPEMKSRTPIDVNIYATRKTLAQGMMDIALLTANASQLKLVLSQPDIHEYFHITVVLISASIVLQIIVGILLILVGRSNINSESEQLRADLFNNITVIFIFIITVINVLISAFGVGDSYLGGGPEWKENTDPRVTEKLIERTGAENDLERFARAAGFYVNCTQEL; encoded by the exons ATGCACAAAATATCAGCTACGTACAAGTTTCCA AAACCAGAAATGAAAAGCCGGACACCCATAGATGTCAATATTTATGCCACCAGAAAGACACTTGCTCAGGGAATGATGGACATAGCTTTGCTAACAGCTAATGCTTCACAGCTAAAGTTGGTTCTCTCTCAGCCAGATATTCATGAATATTTTCACATCACTGTTGTTCTTATTAGTGCATCAATTGTTCTGCAG ATTATTGTTGGTATCCTGCTCATACTGGTTGGCCGCTCAAACATAAACAGTGAAAGTGAACAACTTCGGGCTGACCTGTTTAACAACATTACCGTCATATTTATATTCATCATCACTGTTATCAATGTTCTGATATCAGCATTTGGAGTTGGGGACAGCTATTTAGGTGGTGGTCCAGAGTGGAAGGAGAACACAGATCCTCGAGTGACAGAAAAATTGATTGAAAGAACAGGAGCAGAAAATGACTTGGAACGTTTTGCAAGAGCAGCTGGATTTTATGTTAACTGTACACAAGAACTATAG